A section of the Sander vitreus isolate 19-12246 chromosome 19, sanVit1, whole genome shotgun sequence genome encodes:
- the znf16l gene encoding zinc finger protein 16-like: MSRKRNHSFAETSLSPELQGAFMEPPGSASRGDGDFLELEHDEELLCSVSDITEHLGRNITVVLETALSEIRKMVSIRIRVLKMELREKTEEIEVLKARLDTVQRDGRDPFPGVTTMEPSTDAGFKKHDFSSGTKHNSVDPRRAKAVMPGVKKENIDAICDYLMKDKNSRGCAEMDADQSSQASGDREPRQDPDPHSLNLWPDSGMAGSGHGQGDSESTTDDLFSMLPSGSKRMYDYEWIAPMDYSSDLKVLKEPECESSPTAPTEDDEEEESPRRDGGGLEPAQAPLSHIHPSEFSMEPQSSPGEGGSPLQGSTDRPVAGQQFPGHTYICSLCGTFCPDSVFLEEHVKLIHSDSAGAQALQALQSTCSAAPAMGDSSDDPRRGGGGGGGQSEDGTGAGAGGGGMARGAAPVKKEIKIEGGYECGDCGRRFNYLGNLRQHQRIHTGEKPFMCPECGERFRHAARLKSHRLVHSSAQSPFPCPQCGKGFSVLSGLKRHQRVHTGESPYACPQCGRRFKELGNLYTHQRIHSGATPYCCQQCGRSFRHLGTYKSHRCTPLGV, translated from the exons ATGAGTCGCAAACGAAACCACAGTTTCGCTGAAACGAGCCTGTCTCCTGAACTCCAAGGCGCCTTCATGGAGCCTCCCGGTTCAGCGAGCCGAGGAGACGGCGATTTCTTGGAGCTGGAGCACGACGAGGAGCTGCTCTGCTCGGTCAGCGACATCACCGAGCACCTCGGCAGAAACATCACCGTGGTGCTGGAGACAGCGCTGTCTGAGATCCGCAAAATGGTCAGCATCAGGATACGAGTCCTGAAAATGGAGCTGCGCGAGAAAACCGAAGAAATTGAAGTCTTAAAGGCGAGACTAGATACAGTCCAGCGGGATGGCAGGGACCCTTTCCCCGGCGTTACGACCATGGAGCCGTCTACAGATGCTGGCTTCAAGAAACATGACTTCAGCTCAGGCACCAAACACAATAGTGTCGACCCAAGGAGAGCCAAGGCTGTCATGCCGGGTGTGAAGAAGGAGAATATAGATGCTATTTGCGACTATCTGATGAAAGACAAGAACTCGAGGGGGTGTGCTGAAATGGACGCAGACCAGAGCAGCCAAGCCAGCGGCGACCGGGAGCCTCGCCAAGATCCGGACCCGCACTCCCTCAACCTGTGGCCCGACAGCGGCATGGCTGGCTCCGGGCACGGGCAAGGAGACTCCGAGTCCACCACAGATGACCTGTTCAGTATGCTCCCCTCTGGCAGCAAACGGATGTATGACTACGAATGGATAGCACCAATGGATTATTCTTCAGACCTGAAAG TTCTGAAGGAGCCTGAGTGTGAGAGCAGCCCGACGGCCCCGACCGAGGACGACGAGGAAGAAGAGTCGCCGAGGAGGGACGGGGGAGGGTTGGAGCCGGCCCAGGCCCCGCTGTCGCACATCCATCCCTCTGAGTTCTCCATGGAGCCCCAGAGCTCtccgggggagggggggagtcCCCTGCAGGGCAGCACAGACAGGCCTGTGGCAG GCCAGCAGTTCCCCGGCCACACCTacatctgctctctgtgtggAACCTTCTGCCCCGACTCTGTGTTCCTAGAGGAGCATGTCAAACTGATACACTCGGACTCTGCCGGCGCCCAAGCTCTCCAGGCCCTGCAGTCCACCTGCTCGGCGGCACCCGCCATGGGGGACAGCAGCGATGACCCGAGGAggggcggcggcggcggcggggGGCAGAGCGAGGATGGCACAGGGGCTGGGGCTGGCGGCGGTGGCATGGCGCGGGGAGCGGCACCTGTGAAAAAGGAGATTAAAATTGAGGGCGGGTACGAGTGCGGGGACTGCGGCCGCCGCTTCAATTATCTTGGCAACCTGCGGCAGCACCAGCGCATCCACACCGGGGAGAAGCCCTTTATGTGTCCCGAGTGCGGGGAACGCTTCCGCCACGCCGCCCGCTTAAAAAGCCACCGGCTGGTGCACAGCAGCGCCCAGAGCCCCTTCCCATGCCCCCAGTGCGGGAAAGGCTTCTCAGTGCTGTCGGGACTCAAGAGACACCAGCGGGTGCACACAGGCGAGAGCCCGTACGCCTGTCCACAGTGCGGCCGGCGCTTTAAGGAGCTGGGGAACCTGTACACCCACCAGAGGATCCACAGCGGCGCCACGCCCTACTGCTGCCAGCAGTGCGGCCGCAGCTTCCGCCACCTGGGGACGTACAAGAGCCACCGCTGCACGCCgctaggggtgtaa